A DNA window from Haloactinospora alba contains the following coding sequences:
- a CDS encoding ABC transporter permease: MADEQFLRWEWIARNLGDPIGVRLLQHLQLSFLSILLGLLIALPAGVAAARWRRLYPPLLTGVNVLYAIPSIALFILLLPYTGLSPATAIIPLALYTLAILVPNVADGLNQVPSHVRQAAVAMGFGPLRRLLRVELPIAVPVVIAGLRVAAVATISMVSVAGLVGLGGLGQLVLSAGFQRQFPTPVVVGIALSVALALLVDGALVLLQRALTPWKRGRGPARASRTSRPFRRSGRGLSKRAPAEAPEPEGAG; encoded by the coding sequence ATGGCTGACGAGCAGTTCCTCCGGTGGGAGTGGATCGCGCGGAACCTCGGTGACCCGATCGGCGTCCGGCTGCTGCAGCACCTGCAGCTGTCCTTCCTGTCGATCCTGCTCGGCCTCCTCATCGCCCTTCCCGCGGGAGTCGCGGCCGCCCGCTGGCGCAGGCTGTACCCGCCCCTCCTCACCGGGGTGAACGTTCTGTACGCGATACCGTCGATCGCGCTGTTCATCCTGCTGCTGCCCTACACGGGGCTGAGCCCTGCGACGGCGATCATCCCGCTGGCGTTGTACACGTTGGCGATCCTGGTTCCCAACGTCGCCGACGGACTGAACCAGGTGCCCTCCCATGTTCGCCAGGCTGCCGTCGCCATGGGGTTCGGGCCGCTGCGGCGCCTGCTGCGGGTGGAACTCCCGATCGCCGTTCCCGTCGTGATCGCCGGCCTGCGGGTGGCGGCGGTGGCCACCATCAGCATGGTCAGTGTGGCCGGGCTCGTCGGGCTGGGCGGGCTGGGCCAGCTGGTCCTCAGCGCGGGGTTCCAGCGCCAGTTCCCCACCCCGGTCGTGGTGGGGATCGCTCTGTCGGTTGCGTTGGCGCTCCTCGTGGACGGGGCGCTCGTCCTGCTGCAGCGGGCGCTCACCCCCTGGAAACGCGGCCGCGGCCCGGCACGTGCCTCCCGGACGTCCCGACCGTTCCGGCGGTCCGGACGCGGGCTGTCGAAACGGGCGCCGGCCGAGGCACCCGAACCGGAGGGGGCCGGATGA
- a CDS encoding ABC transporter permease translates to MTGTVLATELAGSLGVVDWFSRTEQWTGADGIPVRFLEHVRYSGIALALSAALAVPLGLLTGHTGRGGFLAISLANVARALPTIGVLMLVVLATGIGVTPVMVALVALAVPPILVNTYEGVRGVDPQFNDAARGMGMRGWQVLLRVELPIALPLILLGLRTAAIQVVATATVAAYVGVGGLGRFIVDGQARQQIAMVLGGALLVVLLALLVTLVFALLGRLAVAPALRGRATAVR, encoded by the coding sequence ATGACCGGTACTGTCCTGGCGACCGAACTGGCCGGATCGTTGGGGGTCGTGGACTGGTTCTCCCGTACCGAGCAGTGGACAGGCGCGGACGGCATACCAGTGCGGTTCCTGGAACACGTCCGCTACTCCGGTATCGCGCTGGCGCTGTCGGCGGCACTCGCGGTCCCGTTGGGACTGCTCACCGGACACACCGGACGCGGGGGCTTCCTGGCGATCAGCCTGGCCAACGTCGCACGCGCCCTGCCGACCATCGGGGTGCTCATGCTCGTCGTGCTCGCCACCGGTATCGGAGTCACCCCGGTCATGGTCGCGCTGGTGGCGCTGGCCGTCCCTCCCATCCTCGTGAACACCTACGAGGGCGTGCGCGGGGTGGACCCGCAGTTCAACGACGCCGCCCGCGGCATGGGGATGCGGGGTTGGCAGGTGCTGCTGCGCGTCGAGCTCCCGATCGCGCTGCCCCTGATCCTGCTCGGCCTGCGCACGGCCGCGATCCAGGTGGTGGCCACCGCCACCGTCGCCGCCTACGTCGGCGTCGGCGGTCTGGGACGGTTCATCGTGGACGGCCAGGCGCGGCAGCAGATTGCGATGGTGCTGGGAGGGGCGCTGCTCGTGGTCCTGCTGGCGCTGTTGGTGACACTCGTTTTCGCGCTGCTCGGCCGGTTGGCGGTCGCGCCGGCGCTGCGCGGCCGCGCCACGGCGGTGCGGTGA
- a CDS encoding ABC transporter substrate-binding protein, protein MRTPLRLAAASAPLVLALNACGGTDPFAGDNEGDGGAVVVGSADFPESTLLAEIYAEALRAEGVTVETQLDIGSREVYFDQVAEGNLSVFPEYNGGILNQIDPDAEPGNTQETNKAVREALPDGLEILESSSAQSKDSVTVTSETAEEKGLESITDLEGEAQDMVFGGPPEFEERPQGIPGLKDTYGLEFSEFRSLDATLVPQALADGDVQAANLFTTDPEIRANDLVPLDDPENLFGSQNVTPLVNSEEVDDTTRETLNAVSAELDTDTLIELNERIRMDREDPDAVAADWLESQDLA, encoded by the coding sequence ATGCGCACACCACTCCGGCTCGCGGCGGCCAGTGCCCCGTTGGTACTGGCACTGAACGCCTGCGGGGGAACCGACCCGTTCGCCGGGGACAACGAGGGCGACGGCGGAGCCGTGGTCGTCGGCTCCGCCGACTTCCCGGAAAGCACCCTGCTCGCCGAGATCTACGCCGAGGCGTTGCGGGCCGAGGGCGTGACCGTGGAGACACAGCTCGACATCGGCAGCCGTGAGGTGTACTTCGACCAGGTCGCGGAGGGCAACCTCTCCGTGTTTCCCGAGTACAACGGGGGGATCCTGAACCAGATCGACCCCGACGCCGAACCGGGGAACACGCAGGAGACCAACAAAGCGGTCCGCGAGGCGCTCCCCGACGGGCTGGAGATCCTGGAGTCCTCCTCCGCCCAGAGCAAGGACTCCGTGACGGTGACCAGCGAGACCGCCGAGGAGAAGGGGCTGGAGAGCATCACCGACCTGGAGGGCGAAGCCCAGGACATGGTGTTCGGCGGCCCACCCGAGTTCGAGGAGCGGCCGCAGGGCATTCCCGGCCTCAAGGACACCTACGGCCTGGAGTTCAGCGAGTTCCGCTCGCTGGACGCCACCCTGGTGCCCCAGGCGCTCGCGGACGGCGACGTCCAGGCGGCGAACCTGTTCACCACGGACCCGGAGATCCGGGCCAACGACCTCGTGCCGCTGGATGACCCCGAGAACCTGTTCGGGTCGCAGAACGTGACCCCGCTGGTCAACAGCGAGGAGGTGGACGACACGACGCGCGAGACCCTCAACGCCGTGTCCGCCGAGCTGGACACCGACACCCTGATCGAACTCAACGAACGCATCCGCATGGACCGCGAGGACCCGGACGCGGTCGCCGCCGACTGGCTGGAGTCCCAGGACCTGGCTTAG
- a CDS encoding flavin reductase family protein — protein MNPAEFTETMAQLATGVSVVTVQDDRDDIGSTVSAFTSISAEPPIVMVSVIQSSYLCDVIDFQERFAVNVLDARHRAIAGRFAAEGRPSARLLLANEPHSRGEHSGALVLDTAIAALECTVTRRIEAGDHVVYLASVENLPHVGGLTVDASPLIRYGGKYRSLG, from the coding sequence ATGAATCCCGCAGAGTTCACGGAGACGATGGCGCAGTTGGCCACCGGGGTCTCGGTCGTGACCGTCCAGGACGACCGAGACGATATCGGCAGCACGGTGAGCGCTTTCACGTCGATATCGGCGGAACCGCCCATCGTCATGGTCAGTGTGATCCAGAGCAGCTACCTCTGCGACGTGATCGACTTCCAGGAACGGTTCGCCGTGAACGTGCTCGACGCGCGGCACCGGGCGATCGCCGGGAGGTTCGCCGCCGAGGGCCGGCCCAGCGCCCGCCTGCTGCTCGCCAACGAGCCCCACAGCAGGGGGGAGCACTCCGGGGCGCTGGTCCTGGACACGGCGATCGCGGCCCTGGAGTGCACCGTGACGCGCCGGATCGAGGCCGGGGACCACGTCGTCTACCTGGCGTCCGTGGAGAACCTTCCCCACGTGGGCGGCCTCACGGTGGACGCCTCCCCCCTCATCCGCTACGGCGGAAAGTACCGCTCACTGGGTTGA
- the sppA gene encoding signal peptide peptidase SppA, producing the protein MVDVAKLLEPVSHVRRRRFGPLVLELDLTEGITDETPTDPVGQLMAKRHPQLADIVTGIRRGARDDRVRALVAKIDGKPLGFAKVQELRETVRAFRAAGKTAVAWSESFGDVGPGTLPYYLATAFDEIVLQPTGSLGLTGLSFSSTFVADAADKLGVEYEVGARHEYKTAVNTVTQRGFTEPHRETVSRLVSSLTEQVTAGIAEGRGMTTSRVDELVGSGPLLAEEAHAAGLVDRLGYRDEVYAELFDRFGPARGGTGDTPHLQYVSRYQHSAGAVQVPQVRPGNYVAAISANGVIVSGRSHRAPVGGASYMGADTVAAAFRAARRDPNVRAVVFRVDSRGGSAVASDVIRREIRLTRESGTPVVAAMGDFAASGGYYVALGADSIVAHPGTLTGSIGVYAGKAVLSGLMDKLGVATDSVDGGKHAGMFHTDRGFTESEWERMNATLDSIYDDFTAKVAEARGMTRQRVDELARGRVWTGQDAHAGGLVDELGGIATAVRAARRMADLPPGTPLRRFPQVNPLERLVPPESSEERTAAAQLRLDAWGPLAQVAARLGLPDAGPLVLPGSWEVS; encoded by the coding sequence ATGGTGGATGTCGCGAAGCTCCTGGAACCCGTCTCCCACGTTCGTCGGCGGCGCTTTGGGCCGCTCGTACTCGAACTCGACCTCACCGAAGGGATCACCGACGAGACGCCGACCGATCCGGTCGGGCAGCTCATGGCCAAACGGCACCCGCAGTTGGCGGACATCGTCACCGGGATACGTCGCGGCGCGCGCGACGACCGGGTCCGCGCCCTAGTCGCCAAGATAGACGGGAAACCGCTGGGTTTCGCCAAGGTGCAGGAGCTGCGGGAGACGGTACGGGCGTTCCGCGCCGCCGGCAAGACCGCCGTCGCCTGGAGCGAGTCCTTCGGTGACGTTGGGCCCGGAACGCTCCCCTACTACCTCGCCACGGCCTTCGACGAGATCGTCCTGCAGCCCACGGGCTCACTCGGGCTCACCGGCCTCAGCTTCAGCAGCACCTTCGTCGCGGACGCGGCGGACAAGCTCGGCGTGGAGTACGAGGTCGGGGCGCGACACGAGTACAAGACCGCCGTCAACACGGTGACGCAGCGGGGATTCACCGAACCGCACCGCGAGACGGTGAGCCGCCTGGTCTCCTCCCTCACCGAGCAGGTCACCGCGGGTATCGCCGAGGGACGCGGCATGACCACCAGCCGGGTCGACGAGCTCGTCGGCAGCGGTCCCCTCCTCGCAGAGGAGGCCCACGCGGCCGGGCTCGTGGACCGCCTCGGCTACCGGGACGAGGTCTACGCCGAACTGTTCGACCGGTTCGGCCCGGCGCGGGGCGGGACGGGAGACACTCCCCACCTGCAGTACGTCTCCCGCTACCAGCACAGCGCCGGCGCGGTCCAGGTACCGCAGGTACGCCCCGGAAACTACGTCGCCGCGATCTCCGCAAACGGGGTCATCGTCAGCGGACGCAGCCACCGGGCGCCGGTGGGCGGGGCCAGTTACATGGGAGCGGACACCGTCGCCGCGGCGTTCCGCGCGGCGCGGCGGGACCCGAACGTCCGCGCCGTGGTGTTCCGGGTGGACAGCAGGGGCGGATCGGCCGTGGCCTCGGACGTGATCCGCCGCGAGATCCGGCTCACCCGCGAGTCGGGCACTCCCGTCGTCGCCGCGATGGGGGACTTCGCCGCTTCCGGCGGGTACTACGTCGCTCTGGGGGCCGACAGCATCGTGGCTCACCCCGGTACGTTGACCGGATCGATCGGCGTGTACGCGGGCAAGGCGGTGCTGTCCGGGTTGATGGACAAGCTCGGTGTGGCCACCGACTCCGTGGACGGCGGGAAGCACGCGGGCATGTTCCACACGGACCGGGGCTTCACGGAGTCCGAGTGGGAACGGATGAACGCGACACTGGACAGCATCTACGACGACTTCACCGCGAAGGTGGCCGAGGCGCGCGGGATGACCCGGCAGCGGGTGGATGAGCTGGCGCGCGGACGTGTGTGGACCGGACAGGACGCGCACGCCGGCGGCCTGGTCGACGAACTCGGTGGTATCGCCACAGCGGTGCGGGCGGCCCGCCGGATGGCCGACCTTCCCCCCGGCACACCGTTGCGTCGCTTCCCCCAGGTGAACCCGCTGGAACGGTTGGTTCCGCCCGAGTCGAGCGAGGAGCGTACCGCGGCCGCCCAGCTGCGGTTGGACGCGTGGGGCCCGCTGGCGCAGGTGGCCGCCCGGTTGGGGCTTCCGGACGCCGGGCCGCTGGTACTGCCCGGGTCATGGGAGGTCAGCTAG